A genomic window from Deltaproteobacteria bacterium includes:
- the hisC gene encoding histidinol-phosphate transaminase, with amino-acid sequence MAGPADWLRPAVRSAAPYVPGEQPGPGRRVIKLNTNENPYPPSPRVLETLGREANATVRLYPDPEARALRTRAAEVYGVPADHILAGNGSDELLALLLRATIDPGERVAFPVPTYSLYGTLVAVQGGEAVRVPWPEDFSLPPALAAARARVTFLCNPNSPSGTLVAVAAVEALARALPGILVVDEAYVDFAREHALGLVGRLANVLVLRTLSKSFSLAGLRVGLAFGHPELLAGLRTVKDSYNLSRLSQAAGEAALGDLPAMRANIARIKATRARLSTGLARLGFRVPPSEANFVFARRPGVDLGPVARALAARDILVRHFAVPGAHDALRITVGTDAEIDALLAALREL; translated from the coding sequence CTGGCCGGCCCCGCCGACTGGCTCCGACCGGCCGTCCGGAGCGCCGCCCCCTACGTCCCCGGCGAGCAGCCCGGCCCTGGCCGTCGGGTGATCAAGCTCAACACCAACGAGAACCCGTACCCGCCCTCGCCGCGCGTGCTCGAGACGCTCGGGCGGGAGGCGAACGCGACCGTCCGCCTCTACCCCGACCCCGAGGCGCGCGCGCTGCGCACGCGGGCGGCGGAGGTGTACGGCGTGCCGGCCGACCACATCCTGGCCGGCAACGGCTCGGACGAGCTGCTCGCCCTCCTCCTGCGCGCGACCATCGATCCGGGTGAGCGCGTCGCGTTCCCGGTGCCAACCTACAGCCTCTACGGCACGCTGGTCGCCGTGCAGGGGGGCGAGGCGGTGCGCGTACCCTGGCCGGAGGACTTCTCGCTCCCGCCCGCGCTCGCCGCCGCGCGCGCGCGTGTCACCTTCCTCTGCAACCCGAACTCCCCCTCGGGGACGCTGGTGGCGGTCGCCGCGGTCGAGGCGCTGGCGCGCGCGCTGCCCGGCATCCTCGTCGTCGACGAGGCGTACGTCGACTTCGCCCGCGAGCACGCGCTCGGGCTCGTCGGCCGGCTCGCGAACGTGCTCGTGCTGCGCACGCTCTCCAAGTCCTTCTCGCTGGCCGGGCTGCGGGTCGGGCTCGCCTTCGGCCACCCGGAGCTGCTGGCCGGGCTGCGCACCGTGAAGGACTCGTACAACCTGAGCCGCCTCTCGCAGGCGGCGGGCGAGGCGGCGCTCGGCGACCTCCCGGCGATGCGGGCCAACATCGCCCGCATCAAGGCGACGCGCGCGCGGCTCAGCACGGGGCTCGCGCGCCTGGGCTTCCGCGTGCCGCCGTCCGAGGCGAACTTCGTCTTCGCGCGGCGACCGGGAGTGGACCTGGGCCCGGTCGCCCGCGCGCTGGCGGCGCGTGATATCCTCGTCCGCCACTTCGCCGTGCCGGGCGCGCACGACGCGCTCCGCATCACGGTGGGGACGGACGCGGAGATCGACGCGCTGCTCGCCGCGCTTCGAGAGCTGTAG
- a CDS encoding type II toxin-antitoxin system RelE/ParE family toxin, with the protein MPTRLNITYSAYRELESIPQSPLRDIGEAIIGLADDPHPPGSSLLKGIGGCYYIAIDDYYILYHVDAEDGLTVLGVLHGPYHPLH; encoded by the coding sequence ATGCCGACCCGCCTCAACATCACGTACAGCGCCTACCGCGAGCTGGAGAGCATCCCACAGAGCCCGCTGCGCGACATCGGGGAGGCCATCATCGGGCTCGCCGATGATCCCCACCCACCGGGGTCCTCGCTGCTGAAGGGGATCGGCGGCTGCTACTACATCGCCATCGACGACTACTACATCCTCTACCACGTCGACGCGGAGGACGGGCTCACGGTGCTCGGCGTCCTCCACGGCCCGTACCACCCGCTGCATTGA